Proteins encoded in a region of the Nitrospirota bacterium genome:
- the yajC gene encoding preprotein translocase subunit YajC gives MVMQSVAWAQGIGGGGASSSSGTLLSLIPFALIFVIFYFLLILPQQKRAKQQKALLEALKKGDKVITGSGIWGTVTNLGKETVTLQIADSAKIRIQREHIARLRADDEDKDKDS, from the coding sequence ATGGTAATGCAATCGGTCGCATGGGCTCAAGGCATCGGTGGTGGAGGGGCGAGTTCGAGTTCCGGGACGCTCTTGTCTCTCATTCCGTTCGCGCTGATCTTCGTGATTTTTTACTTTCTGCTCATTTTGCCGCAGCAAAAACGCGCGAAACAGCAGAAGGCATTGCTGGAGGCTCTGAAGAAGGGCGACAAGGTGATCACGGGGTCTGGCATCTGGGGGACCGTGACGAATCTCGGGAAAGAGACGGTGACGCTGCAGATCGCCGATAGTGCCAAGATCCGGATACAACGGGAGCACATCGCTCGATTGCGCGCCGACGATGAAGACAAGGATAAGGACTCGTAG
- the secD gene encoding protein translocase subunit SecD, whose product MKKVSGRLTLLALVVVVSVIFFIPSYQPFYQALPGWLKNVMPNKGITLGLDLQGGIHLVMEVDEDRAVEIAVDRSVVSLQDMLVDKKIPVESVARTGPTQVTIQFQNAELKAQIQKMLDEYPTFTETESAGSANKLVWELRDIEVKRIKDSTINQALETIRNRIDQFGVAEPMVQRQGLKQIVVQLPGVKEPKRAKDLIKETALLEFKMLDEDNQLKLDLPARIPKEKEADVLREAEAKLPVGDQILFERAVDKDTGREYRIPYLVKKRVMLTGDVLSDARVSIGQFNDPYVSISFDAKGGREFERITGDNVKKRMAVVLDNTIYSAPVIQERITGGRAQITGTFSMQEASDLAIVLRAGALPAPLKIIQDLTVGPSLGKDSIDKGIQATLFAGALVVLFMMVYYRTSGVIADFALALNLLCLMGALSALNATLTLPGIAGIVLTIGMGVDSNVLIFERIREELRLGKAVRLAVDGGYDKAMLTIVDSHVTTLITGVALFLFGTGPIKGFAVTLCLGIGINLFTALVGTKVIFDLMNQRHKVEQLSI is encoded by the coding sequence ATGAAAAAAGTGAGTGGGCGGTTAACATTGCTGGCGTTGGTGGTCGTCGTATCGGTGATCTTTTTCATCCCGTCCTATCAGCCGTTCTATCAGGCCCTGCCTGGCTGGCTGAAGAATGTGATGCCGAACAAAGGGATTACCCTGGGGCTGGATCTTCAAGGCGGGATTCATCTCGTCATGGAAGTGGATGAAGATCGCGCGGTCGAAATCGCCGTCGATCGATCGGTCGTGTCGCTACAAGACATGTTGGTCGATAAGAAAATTCCCGTCGAGTCGGTGGCCAGGACGGGACCGACTCAGGTTACGATCCAATTCCAAAATGCCGAACTCAAGGCGCAGATTCAGAAGATGCTCGATGAATATCCGACGTTTACCGAGACGGAGTCTGCGGGGTCGGCGAATAAACTGGTGTGGGAGTTGCGTGACATAGAGGTCAAGCGGATCAAGGATTCTACAATCAACCAGGCGCTGGAAACGATCCGGAACCGTATCGACCAGTTCGGGGTGGCTGAACCGATGGTGCAGCGGCAGGGGCTGAAGCAAATCGTCGTGCAGTTGCCCGGCGTGAAAGAGCCCAAGCGCGCCAAGGATTTGATCAAAGAGACAGCCTTGCTCGAGTTTAAAATGCTCGATGAGGACAATCAGCTGAAGCTCGATCTGCCGGCCCGTATTCCAAAAGAAAAAGAGGCGGATGTTCTCAGGGAGGCCGAAGCGAAGTTGCCTGTCGGTGATCAGATTCTTTTCGAACGGGCGGTCGACAAAGACACCGGCCGCGAATACCGGATTCCCTATCTCGTGAAAAAGCGGGTCATGTTGACCGGCGATGTGTTGAGCGATGCGCGGGTGTCGATCGGTCAATTCAACGATCCCTACGTCTCGATCAGCTTTGACGCCAAGGGCGGTCGGGAGTTCGAGCGGATCACGGGCGACAACGTCAAGAAGCGCATGGCCGTGGTGCTCGACAACACGATCTACTCGGCTCCGGTGATTCAGGAGCGTATTACCGGGGGGCGCGCGCAAATTACCGGGACGTTCTCGATGCAAGAGGCGAGCGACCTGGCCATTGTTCTCCGGGCCGGCGCCCTGCCGGCCCCGCTCAAGATCATTCAAGATCTCACCGTCGGACCGTCGCTTGGGAAGGACTCGATCGACAAAGGCATACAGGCCACGTTGTTTGCCGGTGCCCTGGTGGTCCTGTTCATGATGGTCTATTACCGGACGTCCGGGGTGATTGCGGACTTTGCACTGGCGCTGAATTTACTCTGTCTCATGGGGGCCCTGTCTGCGCTGAACGCCACCTTGACCCTGCCGGGAATTGCCGGAATTGTGCTCACGATCGGGATGGGCGTCGATTCGAACGTCCTGATTTTCGAGCGTATTCGCGAAGAGCTGCGACTCGGGAAGGCGGTCAGGCTTGCGGTGGATGGTGGATACGATAAGGCGATGTTGACGATTGTCGACTCCCACGTGACCACGCTGATCACAGGAGTCGCGCTGTTTCTCTTCGGCACGGGGCCGATCAAAGGATTCGCCGTGACCTTGTGTCTCGGCATCGGGATCAATCTGTTTACCGCCCTGGTGGGCACGAAGGTCATTTTCGACCTTATGAATCAACGACACAAAGTCGAACAGTTAAGCATTTAG
- the secF gene encoding protein translocase subunit SecF has translation MLEILGETNSDFMGKRRYAFLFSGIMVVLGIVAVIQIGRGAANLGIDFVGGTAVQLKFEQAIRIDEARAVLEANGLGNAELQEFGQDNKLLIRLKASTTIEEKVAERVVAVFTKEFPSNHFVVDSSTEIGPAIGHKLQEDALIAILVSFAGIILYVAGRFELRFGIAAALATFHDVLAVLGAFYIMDKEITLLVVTALLTLAGYSMTDTVVVFDRIRENLKMRRRDSEETIINNAVNQVLSRTIVTSLTVVLVLIPLTLAGGEVLHDFSLALLCGVIFGTYSSIFVASPLLLLWPGASGRLLKRS, from the coding sequence ATGTTAGAGATTCTTGGAGAAACCAATTCCGATTTCATGGGGAAGCGTCGTTACGCATTTCTGTTCTCCGGCATCATGGTGGTGCTGGGGATTGTGGCGGTTATTCAGATTGGCCGAGGGGCGGCCAATCTCGGCATCGATTTCGTGGGCGGGACTGCGGTCCAGCTCAAGTTCGAGCAAGCGATTCGAATCGACGAGGCTCGAGCAGTGTTGGAAGCCAACGGCTTGGGCAACGCCGAGCTGCAAGAATTCGGTCAGGATAACAAACTCCTGATTCGTCTGAAGGCCTCGACGACCATCGAGGAAAAGGTCGCCGAGCGGGTCGTGGCGGTCTTCACAAAGGAATTTCCCTCGAACCATTTCGTGGTGGATTCCAGCACGGAAATTGGACCGGCCATCGGACATAAATTACAAGAGGATGCTCTCATTGCGATCCTCGTTTCCTTTGCCGGGATCATTCTCTACGTGGCGGGGCGATTCGAGCTTCGCTTCGGCATCGCGGCAGCGTTGGCCACATTCCATGATGTCTTGGCGGTCCTGGGTGCATTTTACATTATGGATAAGGAAATCACCCTGTTGGTGGTGACGGCGTTGCTGACGTTGGCCGGCTATTCCATGACCGATACCGTCGTCGTCTTCGATCGGATCAGAGAAAACCTCAAGATGCGGCGGCGGGACAGCGAGGAGACGATTATCAACAATGCGGTCAATCAAGTGTTGAGCCGCACGATCGTGACCAGTTTGACCGTCGTATTGGTCCTGATTCCTCTGACGTTGGCCGGCGGAGAGGTCTTGCACGACTTCTCGCTCGCTCTGCTCTGTGGCGTGATATTCGGGACCTATTCGTCGATCTTCGTCGCCAGCCCGTTGCTGTTGCTCTGGCCGGGAGCCTCCGGGCGGCTGTTGAAACGGAGTTAG